DNA sequence from the Chryseobacterium indicum genome:
ATTTTAAGCTGATACTTTATTAGTTAGACAAAGAAGCAGCGTGAATCAGCATATCTACCAACTTGTTAGAATACCCCATTTCGTTGTCATACCAAGAAACAAGTTTTACGAAGTTTGGAGAAAGCATAATTCCTGCATCTTTATCGAAGATTGAAGTTCTCTTATCTCCTACGAAATCCTGAGAAACTACAGCATCTTCAGTGTATCCAAGAATACCTTTCAATTCACCTTCAGAAGCAGCTTTAATAGCAGCACAGATTTCATCGTAAGAAGTAGCTTTTTCTAATCTTACTGTAAGGTCAACTACAGAAACGTCAACAGTTGGTACTCTGAAAGACATCCCCGTTAATTTTCCGTTCAAAGAAGGGATTACTTTTCCTACTGCTTTTGCAGCACCTGTAGAAGAAGGGATGATGTTGTTTAAAGCAGCTCTACCACCTCTCCAGTCTTTCATTGAAGGACCGTCAACCGTTTTCTGAGTAGCTGTTGTAGCATGTACCGTAGTCATTAAACCTTCTACGATTCCGAAGTTATCGTGGATCACTTTTGCTAATGGAGCCAGACAGTTAGTTGTACAAGAAGCGTTTGATAAGATTTTGATATCGTCTGTAAGTTCTGTGTGGTTTACACCCATTACAAACATTGGCGTATCATCTTTAGAAGGAGCCGAAAGAATTACTTTTTTTGCACCTGCAGCAATATGTTTTGCAGCACTGTCTTTATCTAAAAATAAACCTGTAGATTCTACAACGTAATCTGCACCTACTTCGTTCCATTTCAAATTGCTTGGATCTTTCTCAGCAGTTACTCTGATTCTTTTTCCGTTTACCACAAGGTCATTACCTTCTACAGAAACCTCACCCGGAAAAATTCCGTGTACAGAATCGTATTTAAGCATATAAGCCATGTATGTAGCATCGATAAGGTCGTTGATTCCTACTACTTCGATGTTATCTCTTTCAGTCATTGCTCTGAAAACAAGACGTCCAATTCTACCAAACCCGTTGATACCTACTTTAATTGTTGACATAATAGTTTGTTTTAAATTATATTAAAATATTAGATTGCTAAAATTTCTGAAATCAGTAAAAGATCTTTATTGATTTCGTTGTGTTTTTTAATGGCTTCTTCAATCGGAGTGTATACCAAATCATTAGAACGCATTCCTGCCATTACGTTGGTTTGTCCTTCCATTAATCCGGTTACTGCTCCAAAGCCTAGTCTGCTTGCTAAAACTCTGTCTGCACAACTCGGAGAACCTCCTCTTTGCATGTGTCCTAAAATTGCGACACGAATATCGTAGTCCGGGAATTCCTTCTTTGTTTTTTCCGCAAGTTCATACACGTTGGCCAATTTCTCACCCTCTGCAACGACCACTATGCTTGAAGCTTTTCCTGTTTTTTCTGCACTTCTGAAATTAGCAAAAAGTTCATCGATGCTGTCTTTTTTCTCAGGAATCAAAATATCCAGAGCACCGGTTGCCAGTCCGCTGTTCAGAGCGATAAAACCTGCATCACGACCCATTACTTCCACAAAGAAAACCCTGTTGTGGGAAGTTGCCGTATCACGGATTTTATCAATCGCTTCCATTGCAGTATTTAAAGCAGTATCATAACCAATGGTGTTGTCCGTTCCGAAAATATCATTATCAATCGTTCCCGGAACACCAATTACACGGATTCCGAATTCCTCGTTGAAGATTTTTGCTCCTGTGAAAGTTCCGTCTCCACCAATACAAACCAAACCGTCAATGCCATATTTTACACAATTGTCGTAGGCTTTTTGACGGCCTTCTTTGGTTCTAAATTCCTGTGATCTGGCAGATTTCAGAATCGTTCCGCCCTGGTTGATTATATTTTTTACGGAACGAGGTCCCATTTTAAGGAAATCATCGTGGATTAAGCCATTATAACCTTCTCTTACTCCGTAACATTCTATTTTATAATAATTTGCGGTTCTTACTACCGCCCTTAATGCTGCATTCATACCCGGAGAATCTCCTCCTGAAGTAAGAACTGCAATTTTTTTTACAGCACTCTCTTTCATCTAGTAAAAAATTTCGAACACAAATTTACAAAAACAAGTTCAGATAATCGCAGTAACTTAAGAAGAGTTTTACATATAAATGATGAAACCTGAATAAAATTTATCGGTTTATAAAAAAAATATCAATGTTTTTACGTGAAAATTATCGAGATGAAAATTATTTTAATACTTTTCGGTAAGATATTTCCAGTATCTTCTCGGAACGTGCTGAATATGAAGCTTCATATTTTTTCTCTCCACAATATTGGTTTTTGTGAAATATCTTTGCCAAAGCGTCTGATAATTTTTTTCTTCATCGTGAAACTTTTGCTGATATCGGTTCAGATCTATTTTTTCATCGGGATAGAAAAAGTCACAGGTTTCCAAGTCGTACAGAATTCCGTAATTTCTTCTCAAATCATAAATCATCCATTTCTGATCCTGATAACGGTCTTTGAAATGTTTCCGGATTAAAGGGAGTACATTGAAATCAGGATCTATTTTGGCGAAGAAAACACCGTCCTGCATTTTTTCGAATCGTACAAAAGCCGTCATTCTGTGTCTTTCCCTACTGACGGATTTACAGATTTTAGAAATCTTCAGAATGTCATTGTCTGCGTAATTTTTCAGAATATTTTCATCAGGATGTTTTACAGATTGCTTTACGGCAGACAAAATAAGCTGTTCCAGTTCCGGATCTTCAGATAAGAAAACTTTTAACAGCTCGTGAATTCCGGCTTTTCCAATGTTTTTTTCTAATTTGTTTAAAACCCTTTCAGATTTATCATTTTGAGTAATAACTTCATGAATTTCCGCAAAGATATTTTCCTGATGAAACCTTTCTTTACTTACAATTTCCACGTCCTTATATTTATATTCAAAAACTTCGAATACAGCCGTTAAAAGTCCGTCAAAACTGCCGTCGTAGAGTAGGGTAGTCATCTGAATTGGAAGGGGAGTGTTTTAGTGTTTTAGAGTTTGTAATCTTGTATTATTATGTTGATGTTATTTCAGTATTTATAATATTTTGCTACAGGAAAAATTTCGGAATATCTCTGCTTCCGTGCAAAACTCTCACAATTTTGATATGATGATCTAAAATCCTGTAAAAAATAACGTGATTGTCTTTTGGAAAGCTATATAAGCCTTTTCTTATTTCATCTCGCTTTTTACCTAAACGTGGATTTAAAAATAAATTTTGAAAAATTTCTTCAATTTCCAAAAGATATGTTTCTGCCTGATTAAATCCAAATTCATTTAAAGTATAATCAAAAATATCCTCCAGATCTTTATCCGCAATTTCCGATAAGATATAGGTTTTCTCAGACATTGCTGATTCTGTTCTTTTTAGCCTGAATAATATCCTTTACAGAACGAGAGCTTTCAACATCATTCCAGCCTTTTTCTATTTCAGCTTTTAAATCCTGAATTACACGGTGCCGGTAAACCTCATGAAGCCGTAATGCATCACGCACAACTTCACTGGCATTCTGAAAGTCACCGGATTCTATTTGTTTTGAAATATATTCTTCCTGCTTTTTTGTGAAACTGACATTCATGATAAATTCTTTCTTCGAAGTTATAAATTATATCCAAATTTAGCAAATATGGATATTGGAAATTGTTTTCTCCACAAGATAAAATCTAAGGATTGAATTTAAAACAACGTCAACTGTTGC
Encoded proteins:
- a CDS encoding type II toxin-antitoxin system RelE/ParE family toxin, producing MSEKTYILSEIADKDLEDIFDYTLNEFGFNQAETYLLEIEEIFQNLFLNPRLGKKRDEIRKGLYSFPKDNHVIFYRILDHHIKIVRVLHGSRDIPKFFL
- the gap gene encoding type I glyceraldehyde-3-phosphate dehydrogenase: MSTIKVGINGFGRIGRLVFRAMTERDNIEVVGINDLIDATYMAYMLKYDSVHGIFPGEVSVEGNDLVVNGKRIRVTAEKDPSNLKWNEVGADYVVESTGLFLDKDSAAKHIAAGAKKVILSAPSKDDTPMFVMGVNHTELTDDIKILSNASCTTNCLAPLAKVIHDNFGIVEGLMTTVHATTATQKTVDGPSMKDWRGGRAALNNIIPSSTGAAKAVGKVIPSLNGKLTGMSFRVPTVDVSVVDLTVRLEKATSYDEICAAIKAASEGELKGILGYTEDAVVSQDFVGDKRTSIFDKDAGIMLSPNFVKLVSWYDNEMGYSNKLVDMLIHAASLSN
- a CDS encoding type II toxin-antitoxin system ParD family antitoxin codes for the protein MNVSFTKKQEEYISKQIESGDFQNASEVVRDALRLHEVYRHRVIQDLKAEIEKGWNDVESSRSVKDIIQAKKNRISNV
- the pfkA gene encoding 6-phosphofructokinase, encoding MKESAVKKIAVLTSGGDSPGMNAALRAVVRTANYYKIECYGVREGYNGLIHDDFLKMGPRSVKNIINQGGTILKSARSQEFRTKEGRQKAYDNCVKYGIDGLVCIGGDGTFTGAKIFNEEFGIRVIGVPGTIDNDIFGTDNTIGYDTALNTAMEAIDKIRDTATSHNRVFFVEVMGRDAGFIALNSGLATGALDILIPEKKDSIDELFANFRSAEKTGKASSIVVVAEGEKLANVYELAEKTKKEFPDYDIRVAILGHMQRGGSPSCADRVLASRLGFGAVTGLMEGQTNVMAGMRSNDLVYTPIEEAIKKHNEINKDLLLISEILAI
- a CDS encoding TIGR03915 family putative DNA repair protein — protein: MTTLLYDGSFDGLLTAVFEVFEYKYKDVEIVSKERFHQENIFAEIHEVITQNDKSERVLNKLEKNIGKAGIHELLKVFLSEDPELEQLILSAVKQSVKHPDENILKNYADNDILKISKICKSVSRERHRMTAFVRFEKMQDGVFFAKIDPDFNVLPLIRKHFKDRYQDQKWMIYDLRRNYGILYDLETCDFFYPDEKIDLNRYQQKFHDEEKNYQTLWQRYFTKTNIVERKNMKLHIQHVPRRYWKYLTEKY